ATTCCAAAAGCAGCCATTCCAATTGCTAACCAAATCATTTTGTAATGGTTTTTGGGAACTAGTTTCAATTCCTTTTCCAGAAGTTTTACAATCTGGGATTGTTTTTTTTGAATCGTCATTTTAAGACTTTTTCCTGAATCAGAGGAGTTGTTTATAATCTCTACCTCAGAATTAATGGCTGTAATCACATGCTCGGGTAACTCTTTTGTGTGGAGTATTTGTAGTAGGTTTTGGAGTTTGGTATAAGCTTCAAATGAAGAGTCTTCTGAATTGAGGTTTTCTTTACGGAGTTCTGCTAGTTTCATTTTATTGGTTTACGGATGAGATCAAAAATAAGCTTTGGGGTACGCTATTTATTAAGAATACCCATATATTCTATCCACGGGCCTACCTCAGATTTATATTGTTTGGCCATGACACGAGATATCTGGGCAATGTGTCCTAAATCGTGAACCACCCATGAAGATATGAGTTGAGCTAATGTGACTTGACCAAAAGCCGGATGAATCCCAACTCTGGAATAATCACTCCGCTGAATATTTAATGATTTTAATTCTTGAAGATTCTGATTCCGAATCGATCGGAACTCATCGATTAAAATTGAAATGGGCCGATTTTGATCTTCATTTTGTTGTGCAAAACGGTCAAAAGGTTCGAATAATTTGTCTTCGGAATCTCTTAATATGATTTTGATTCGCGTCATCCAATCGGTTTTTTCACCGTAGACTAAATGGCCTGCAATGTCATACGGACTCCAGGTATTTTCTCCTTCGTTGTGTCTTAACCAATCTTCCGAAATTTGGTTGAGATAAGCATCCAGAATATCCGGTGTTCGTTCTAAAACTTCTATGGATTGCCCCAGTGAAAACTTCATCATTTGTACGTGTTTTTATGAATTGTAGTACAAGGTACATCTTTTGGGATTTTTGGGAAAAACATTTGTGATGATCAGTTCCAATCGGTGTATAAATGGATCGACAACCAATCACTGTTTTTTTCTGTAGCTTGAAACATTAGAAAATCCCCGCGTGGTGATTTTAACTCCAGTGTTATTGGGAGAGGTCCGTATATTATACTATCCGGTACTGGTCTATAACCGCTCATATGATAAGTCCAACTCAATCCATTTTCGGCCGAATCAATATGGGTGATAAATTGATATTCTCTGTTTTCAAGTAGTTGAGGTAATTCACTTTTAGGAATCTCGAATTGTGTTTTTGCCCAGTCATCTAAATGAATCAAATGCGCTGCAAATCCGGGATAGGTGTAAAAGTCAATGTTTTGAGTAGATGAGGGAAGCCAGATACCATGATGGAGCCAGATGGAGACGCGATTATCACCTTTATAGATAGTAAAATAAAATATGGTAAATAAGACGAGTAGGAGAGAAGTGACTTTTAATAAAGCTCTGGTTTTTAGCATAAGAAGTTGATTAATAGCTGTATTAACTTGAAGTAGGGAAATCTATTGTTTTAGTGGATATGGATTATTTCATGATCCTGGGTCGCTCCGAGTTCCGAATAAAAAGCTGGCAATTTTCAATTGCGGTGCTTTTTTGTGGTTTTATGCCTCATTCAACTAAAGTTGGTTTGGTATAAAGGTCAAATAGAGGTTTTTAATTTTATATGTGTTGATTGAGAATAGGATTATTTCATGATCCTGGGTTGCCCCGAATTCCGAATAAAAAGCTGGCAATTTTCAATTGCTGTGCCTTTTGTGATTTTATGCCTCATTCAACTAAAGTTGATTCGGTATAAAACACAAAAAGCCTACTGCTATGCAGTAAGCTTTTTATTCTTAGTGATCGCGCCAGGATTCGAACCTGGGACCGTCTGCTTAGAAGGCAGATGCTCTATCCAGCTGAGCTACGCGACCATACCGACCTGTTATGCGGTCAAAAAAAAAGTCAACAAACGTTGACCTTTTTGTCGGGGTGGCAGGATTCGAACCTGCGACCTCCTCGTCCCAAACGAGGCGCGATAACCGGGCTACGCTACACCCCGAAGTAAAGTCACAATTGACGTTGATTCTAACATGCTAACCCGTATTAGCACTCATCAATTTGTCATGTGAAGAACTTTGTTCCCTTAAGGGAGCGCAAATGTATGCTTTTGGTTTAATATGACAAGCGTTTAAATAAAAAAAGTTGATTTTTTTATTCGATTTTTTATCTGGTTAAAGTCGCTGATCAAAAGACTATTCTATGGTATAAGCTGTGCATGCATTTCCAACAATTTGAACTGGTGTAGGTTGGCTCGTGAAAAGTGTGTCAAAAATAACAGAAGACAATTGTCTGATTTCCCAAAATTGTAAAGTGTAAAAACCTGCAGATTGATCGGTGAATTTAAGATGCGCACATGCTGTATTACAATCCGGAAATTTCTGTTGACATTGTTGGTTGAGATTTCCGATGAACTGACCGTTGATTTCCAGAGTCAAATAAGTACTTCCTCCAACTAAGCTTCTGGTGGTAATAAAATGAAGTCCACCATTATAAATACAACTACCATCATCCGTTAATGCTTCAGGATCGTAGTTGAGTGCATCAGGGTCAGTGCAACCCTTATATTCACAAGAACCATCATCCTTTTCGGCTTCATAGCTGAAATTTGAAGCCTTGGGATCTGTGCATCCTTTTGGCTTACATGATGAAAAAGTGATTACTAAACTTAGAATAATATATAATGTAACTTTCATTCCGATAGATAAAATGAAGTGTTTAAACACTGTTAACGAATTTAACGGATTATTTATGGAATCTCAAATAATCTTTGGGAATGGAGTCCGTTCAAATATTATCTTCGCATACGAACATCGTATCCCATGTCAGATTTAATCAGTAAACAAAATATTCGTGAATTTTCAAAACTAGAGTGGTTTGCACGTCAAGCTGTGGAAGGATTTATCACTGGATTACATAAAAGTCCGTTTCACGGTTTTTCGGTGGAGTTTGCTGAGCACCGACATTATAATCCGGGTGATTCTACACGACACATTGATTGGAAATTGTACGCCCGAACGGATAAGCATTTTGTGAAACGTTATGAGGAAGAAACCAATCTGAGATGTCAGATTATCATTGACCATTCTACCTCAATGTATTTTCCGGAGAATAAAGTCAATGGGGAGAATAAAATGAGTTTTTCTGTACACGCAGCCGCAGCATTGATGCATTTGTTTAGTAGTCAGAGAGATGCCGTTGGGTTAAGTTTGTTTTCTGACCAGGTGGATACACATATTCCTCCTAAACTGAGTATGTCTCATATGAGTAGAGTATACCATCAGTTGGAATTGTTATTGGATGAAAAACCGAATCAAACCAAAACCAACGTTGCCAGTGCTTTACATGAAATCGCAGATCGTATTCACCAGCGTTCGCTGATTATATTGTTTAGTGATATGTTGGATGGGGTAGGGACGGACTTACAGCCATTATTTAATGCGTTGCAACATCTGAAGTATAATAAGCATGAAGTCGTGGTATTCCACGTAACAGATCGCTCTAAAGAGATTGATTTCAATTACGAAAACCGCCCTTATTCATTTATAGATATGGAAACAGGTGATGAGGTAAAATTAAATCCTTCTCAGATTCGTGAGCATTATCAAAACAGTGCGAAAGCACATGAGCAAGAAGTGAAACTCAAGTGTACGCAATATGGAATTGACTTTGTAAAATCAGATATTGCAGATGGGTATGATCAAATACTTCGTGCGTATTTAGCTAAACGAAATAGAATCAAATAACTACTCGTTTACTTCCAGTTTAAATCCAACCCCGTGAACATTACTAATGTTAATTTGAGGGTCTTCAGTTAAGTATTTTCTCAGTTTGGTGATAAACACGTCCATACTACGCCCCAGGAAGTAATCATCGCTCCCCCAAATGATTCTTAAAATAGAGTTACGTTGTAAAACTTCTCCTTTGTGAATACATAGCAAACGGAGCAATGCAGCCTCTTTTTTAGTTAACTTCCGTTCGTTGTTTTGGAAACTTAAAATTTGATCCGGATAATTGAATGTGTACTGACCTAAGGTGTAAACATCTTTTTGATGAGTTTCATTTTGAACTTTATTGATCCGATTCAATAAGTTCTTAATTCTTAAGTCTAGCTCATCAATAGAGAAGGGTTTGGTGATATAATCATCTACACCAATAGTCAAACCTTCAATTTTATCTTCTTCTTGCGAACGTGCGGTTAAGAAGAAAATGGGCACTTCTTCATTGATTGTTTTAATTTCTTTAGCCAAAGTGAAACCATCCTTTTTAGGCATCATCACATCAATTAAACAGATATTGAATTTTGATGCATGAAATAATTCATATCCTTCAACTCCATCCTTGGCCCAGACGACATGATAGCCTTTGTCTTCAAGTCCTTCTTGAGTTACAAAACCTAAATTTTCATCGTCTTCTACAAGTAATATGGATATATCTGCATTAAAATTCATTATTGAACAAGTTTAAATGTGAGTACAAAAGTAGAGCCTTCCCCAGGTTGGCTTTTGAGTTTTATTTTACCGTGATGTTTGTGGACCAAAAGGTACACGTAATTTAAGCCAATACCAAATCCTTTCACATCATGAAGGTTACCGGTTGGCACCCGATAAAATTTTTCGAATATATATGGTTGATATTCAGAATCAATCCCCAGCCCCTTATCAGAAATGGAAATAGATATTTCTTCTGCCGTACTTTGAGTAGCTATTGAAATGTTTAACTCATCCGGGGAGTATTTAATTGCGTTATCGATCAAATTACTGAAAATATTCTTCAAATGTTCCTCATCTCCCAAAATCATATCGTTCGCAGCATCAAATTGCGTCTGAATAATTCCGGATTTAGATTCGATGTTCACTTTAAATACCTCAATGATACGTTGCAAAACTTCATGAATATGAAGAGGCTGGTTCTTGATATTGACCTTTTCTTTTTCAATAGTAGCGGCTTGGAGAATGCGTTCTACCTGTTCTTTCAAACGTTGATTCTCAGATTGAATGATGCTAACATACTTGGCCAGTTTATCTGGTTTTTCACAAATGTTGTCTTTGGCCAGAGCATTTACTGAAATAGAAATCGTAGAGATAGGTGTTTTAAATTCATGGGTCATATTATTAATGAAATCGGTTTTCATATCACTCACCCTACGCTGCTTGAGCATTTGTGAAATAATAAACCCAAAAAACAAAATGACCACAATCAGAATAATGGATGAGTAAATCCAGAATTCCATATGATAGAAGATTCCACTTGAATGCCCAGGGAAATAGACACTAAAATAGTGTCCCTGATCTTTATTCCATTTGAGATTTGGAATGGGGTCTTTTTTCTTTTTGGAATCAAACTTTACGTTTTGACAATAGACCACGGAATCTGAGAAACAATCATAGATGTTGAAAATAAAATCCTCGTTAATCGAAGCTTGTTTAAATTCAATTTCTAATAAGGACTCAATCAAATATGGATCTGAAATGTAGTGAATCTTCACTACGTAAAAGTTCGGTTTTTTCTGATCAATAGGATTGAGCGTAATAGAGCTATCCCCAGAAGCTTTTTTAAGATTGTCCAAGGTACGTAGCAATGATTGCGTGACATTGTAAGAGAATTGCTTTTCCTCTAATTCATAGGCTTTTTTGACCCAGGAAACCTGAGTAATCACCAAAGCAATGAGCAGCAGAGTTGCTAAAACAATGATATTTCGAATGAAATTCCTTTTCATTAAATAAAAATGGAATCTCGAAAATAGGGAAACGAAAGACTTTACCCTACTTATTTACAAATTTTGGGAAAAATTTAGTAATTCCGGCAAAGATTAATGCGTAAAAAAGAGATAGGAATGTCAAAAATGCGGTAGTTATGATCGACCAGTTTCCCGGAACATAGATCAATTCAGCCATAGCACCGAAGTTCTCAATGGCAGCATCAATGGTTTCTTGCGATTCGTTATTTGCTGTAAGGGATTCCATAATTTCATAGCGTCTTTCTTCTACGAAGACTTCTAAAAAGTGAGGATGAATCAACTTGTAGAAAACATAAGTCAAGATGCCCGTTCCGAAAGCAAAATAAGCACCACCTTGAGCGGCTCCTTTAAAGTCCATGACAAAATCAAAAGTCTCATCTGAATTATGTCTTTGGGAATACATGTTGTAGTATACCGAAACTATTGTTAATAGAGACAAATAAGACCAGGTATAACTCCAGTCAATTCCAAGAGATTCCAGTGATAATCTACAGATAAAGGCGATAAGAATAAACCCTAAAAGTGTATAATGATTACTTTTTGTCATGGCGCAATATTAGCGAATTTTGAAAGATTGAGAGTCTTTTTTCTGGTGATATTAGACTTGCTGTTTTATTGAATCAGATTGACGTATTACCTTTAAAATTAGGGGTATTCCCCTATTGTAATCTTTGACCAAACACTGTTTATTTGTTTTGTAATTCAATCAATGAATGAAACCTGTTATACGAAATATCACATCTAAACAACTTTTTAGCTTTTTGATCCTGGTCATGTTAGCCGGATTTGTGATTCAATACATCAGTTCTGTTATTGAAATCAACAATCAAACTTTGTTTATGGATATCACTCTTGGAGTATTGGCTTTTTTTGCTGGAGTGAAATTTGTGAGTGAACAGTTTTAGTACTTATAAACTAATTGTTCTTCCCACCCTGATAGATTTATACGAAGTTCTTTAGTATCCGGAGTTTGCAATGATTTTAAATCAAAACGTAGGTTCTGTGTCACAATTGAACGACAACGGTCGTCATTACCATTGTGATGTAATGTCAATTGAATTTGTTTTCCTATTTCTCCTTCGGAATACGCATTGTTAAATAGCATTTCAAATTGATGCTCGCGACATCCACCTCCATAGGTCAAAGTCAGCCAAAGTTGCCCATCTTCAATAGTGGCCTTTTGAACCTGATAAGGATCACCAATATTTTTCATGTCATTGCTTTCGTCAATTTTGATGGGTAACAATGAGGTGATTTTTCTAGGTTCGTCCACGGTGAGTTCCTGATCTTCCTTTGGAGTACTTTGTGGACCGTCCGCTGTAGTATTATCTATTGTAGACTGCTTTGCTTTGCATCCAACGAAAACTAAAAGGAGCAGAGCGATATATATAGTTTTTTGCATGGTTTCAGATTTTAAGAATTCATATCATTAAGAAGTTCCTGATATTGCTTCATCTCATCACGAAGTCTGGCTGCTTCGATAAAATCAAGTGCTTTAGAAGCTTTAAGCATTTTACTTTTTGTGGTAGCAATCGCTTTCTCTAACTGGGAATGTGTCATGTATTTTACCACCGGATCAGCCGCCACGGAAACATTTTCATTTTCTACATAAGCATCTGATGTTCCCGGGTTGAAACTAGCTACGGCTGTTTGCCCCATAATAGTTTCTGTAGAACGTTTGATTTGTTTAGGGGTGATGCCGTGTTTCTCATTATACGCCAATTGTTTTGCACGTCTGTGATTCGTAGTATCAATGGTACGTTGCATAGAACCAGTTATCTTATCTGCGTACATGATTACTTTACCATTCACATTACGTGCAGCACGTCCTGCGGTTTGCGTCATAGAGGTTTCGGATCTTAAGAAACCTTCTTTATCTGCATCCAGAATAGCGACTAATCCAACCTCTGGCAAATCGAGACCTTCTCTAAGAAGGTTAATTCCAACCAAAACATCAAACTTACCCAATCTTAGATCTCTAAGTATTTCAACACGTTCCAACGTATCTACTTCAGAATGAATGTAACGGCACTTCACGCCATTTTTGATCAAATATTTAGAGAGTTCCTCACTCATTCTTTTGGTCAATGTAGTCACCAGTACACGTTCATCAATTTCGGCTCTTTGACGAATTTCCTCCAACAGATCATCCACCTGAGTGGCGACCGGACGGATTTCAATGATCGGATCGACTAATCCCGTTGGGCGAATGACCTGTTCTACAAATACCCCACCTGTTTTTTGTAATTCATAATCCGCGGGTGTCGCACTGACATAGATAGTTTGTCTTTGTATTCCCTCGAATTCTTCGAATTTCAATGGACGATTATCCATTGCCGAAGGAAGTCTGAAACCAAATTCTACCAGATTCATTTTCCTGGATCGATCCCCACCATACATGGCACGAACTTGAGATACGGTTACATGACTTTCATCAATCATCATTAAATAATCATCCGGAAAGTAATCCAGTAAGCAGAAAGGTCTGGTACCTGGATCACGTCCGTCAAAATATCTGGAATAATTTTCAATACCGGAACAATAGCCTAGTTCACGAATCATTTCTAAATCATAACTCACACGTTCTTCCAGTCTTTTGGCTTCCATCGGCATACCATTTTCATTAAAATAGTCCACCTGTTTTTGCATATCCTCCGCAATGGTTACTTGTGCTTTTTGGATGGTATCTTTGGATGTGACAAAAATGTTGGCCGGGAAGATTCGTACTTCATCAAGAGCTTCAATTTTATCTCCACTAATTGGATTGATGAGATGAATTTCCTCAATTTCATCACCCCAGAAAATAATTTTATATCCATAATCGGCATAAGCCGGGAAAATATCCACAGCATCACCAATAACTCTAAAATTACCACGTTCGAAATCGGCAGTTGTTCTGGAATACAAAGCATCCACAAAACGATGCAGGACTTTATTTCGGTTGATCGTTTGACCCACTTTGAGCTCAATAATATTGGCATTAAAATCCTGCGGATTTCCAATACCATAAATACACGAAACAGAAGAGACAATAATGACATCTCTTCGTCCGGAGAGTAGGGCAGACGTGGCCGAAAGTCTTAACTTTTCGATTTCATCATTGATCGTCAAATCCTTTTCGATATACGTTCCGGATGTTGGGATATACGCTTCAGGCTGATAGTAATCATAATAAGAAACGAAATACTCCACAGCATTTTCCGGGAAGAATTGTTTAAACTCTCCATAGAGTTGTGCCGCCAATGTTTTATTGTGACAAAGAACCAATGTAGGGCGTCCTGTTTCCTGAATTACATTGGCCATAGTAAATGTTTTACCTGAACCTGTAACTCCTAATAAAACCTGACTTTCTTCGCCATTTTCAATCCCTTCAACCAACTGTGCAATCGCTTCCGGCTGATCTCCGGTTGGCTTAAAATCCGATGTGAGTTTAAATTCCAATTGATGTGTTTTTGCGCAGGTAAATGTATGGATTTTTACTTGGTTAAACACCTGGTTAATTCAACCTCTCTGAATTAATTTTAATGCTTTGGTTTTATTGATTAGGGTTCCGTTTCGTTTCCCTGCAAAGTCTTTTGCTGATGAGAATTCCCATTTTTCATCATGATTAACTAATCCTGCTTTGGTAGGGTTCGCATGGATATAGTCAAAACAAATTTGAGGGTATTCTGTTTTAACATGAGGGATGTGAATTAAAGTAGATCCATTTTCAATATAATATGGTGGAGAGGTAATTATTGAACAATCTAAACAAGAAGCTTTGGTTTTTGCACGAAACAGGGAGCCACTCCAATCATTCTGTTTATTAATTGCTCTGGTATAAGATCGAAGTAAGATAGCAATAGATTGATTTAAAGTTCTGGTTTTACCCATCAGATGACTGTCAGTCACCTGATGGGTAAAACCATTTTCATCAACGACAAGTTCGACATTATTTATGTATACCATTACGTGAAAGTGATTTGACATTAAGCACCAGGCTAAGATATCTGTATATGGTAAAATATATGTTTTCAATTTACCTAAGAAGAAATGATAATTTTCTTTTTTGAAAAATATTTTCTGACGATTATTACCATGGTTATAGATATGATACATATGTCCTTTTTCGAAATGCATAGGATTAAGATTAGGTATTAGCTATTAGGATTATAGAAGTATAAAAGTACGATTTTTAATTTGACTTTGATTCGGAAGAAAAGGACACAAAAAAAGCGAGGTAGAACCTCGCTTTAAAATATTGTAAATAAGAAATGGTTTAACCCATCGTATGATAGACATTCATTACGTCATCATCTTCTTCCAAACGTTCTAAAAGTTTATCCACTTCTTGTTCTTCTTCTTCACTTAATTTTTTGGTTGTCGTTGGGATGCGCTCATATCCAGATTCAATGATTTCTAGAGATTTATTTTCCAATTCTCTCTGGATAGAACCAAAGCTTTCGAATGGGCCGTAAATCATGATGGTAGGTTCTTTACCTTCTTCCGCGTCTTCGGCAAATAACTCTTCGATTCCGGCATCTATCAATTCAAATTCCAATTCTTCTACATCATGATCAGCTAAAGGAATTTTGAAATGACATTTACGCTCAAACATAAACTCTACAGAACCTGTAGTCCCTAAATTTCCATTGAATTTGGTGAATGCGGCACGTACATTCGCTACGGTACGGTTGTTATTATCAGTTGCTGCTTCAATCATGATGGCGATTCCATGAGGAGCATAACCTTCAAACGTAACCTCCTTATAGTTACTGGTATCTTTATCTTTTGCTTTTTTGATGGCGCGATCTACAATATCCTTAGGCATATTCGCTGCCTTTGCATTTTGCATGACCGCACGAAGTCTTGCATTTGATTCTGGTTCAGGTCCGCCTTCTTTAATTGCAATTACAATGTCTTTTCCAATTCGAGAAAACGTTTTCGCCATTTTGGACCAACGTTTCAATTTTCTTGCTTTCCTAAATTCAAATGCTCTTCCCATTCTTTACAAATTTTGTGGGGCGAATTTAGTGAAAAATATGTTTTGATCTTAGAAGATGTATTCCCAATTTTTCTAGAATTGGAAGTATATAAAAGGTTGCATATCGCTGGATACAACTTGATACAAGATGATTACGACTACAAATGAAATAACTACCTGAACCGGGGTTGAAGCATTTACAAATGCGTTTTTATACCAGGTTTTAAACGATGAGGGTAACCAGTGCACGATATAACCAAAAATCATCACCGCAAAGACTTTCCAAAATGCAATCGCTGCATCAGGAATAATCTCAGGAGTGAAATTGTGTTGAATTTGATGAATCAACTGTGATGCTTTTTCGAAGGATTCAGAACGGAACCAAATTCGCGTAAATGTGATGAAGTTGAATGTCAGGAAAATGGCCCAGGCACGTTTGTACCAGGTGTTTTTACTTTCCCACGGACTGATTTTTCTCCATAGTTTGTACACGACTATCCCGACCCCATTTAGCCCTCCCCAAACCACAAAGTTCCAGCTGGCACCATGCCACAGACCTCCAATCAACATGGTCAACATGACATTGATATTGGTAATCAACCAGTTCTTAAATACCGGGATAAATCGAGCAAGAAGAATAGCGATACCCACAGTTAAAATGAGTCCAATAAGTACAAAGATGGAGCCTGAAATCAAACTGATAAAACCAAAGGAAATTCCTAACATAATAAAGGTAAACAGGGATCCTCCACGATTTCCTCCCATTGGAATATAGAGATAATCTTTTAACCATGTAGATAATGAAATGTGCCAACGTCTCCAGAAGTTTCCTGCACTATCCGCTTTGTATGGAGAGTTGAAATTGACAGGAAGTCTAAAACCCATTAAGAGTGCAACTCCAATGGCGATATCCGTATAACCTGAAAAATCGGCATATACTTGAAGCGAATAACCATACAGAGCCATTAATCCTTCAAATCCGGTGTAGCCTAGAGGATTACTGAAAATTCGATCATTGAAGTTTGTAGCAATATAATCTGCTAAAAATATTTTTTTGATGAGTCCATTTAGAATCCAGAAAACGGCAATTCCAAATTGTTCTCTGGTGAGTTTATATTCTTGATAAAGTTGCGGAATAAAGTCTGCCGCACGAACAATGGGACCAGCTACCAGCTGCGGGAAGAATGAAACATAAAATCCAAAGTCCAGAATATTTTTAACCGGTTTAACTTCTCCACGATAGATATCAATGGAGTAACTCATGGTTTGGAACGTAAAGAATGAGATTCCTACCGGAAGTAAAATGGAATCTGCTCTGAAGTTGCTACCAAAGATCTGATTGGTCATGTACGCAAAATGATTGGTCACTTCAAAGTTGGTCCCGAATGCATTATTGATAGAATCTGTAAAGAAATAGGCATATTTGAAATACACCAACATGAATAAATTGAGGAATATACTCAGTGCCAACCAACTTTTCTTACGCCAGCCGGAATTATTTTCA
This genomic interval from bacterium SCSIO 12643 contains the following:
- a CDS encoding DinB family protein, whose translation is MKFSLGQSIEVLERTPDILDAYLNQISEDWLRHNEGENTWSPYDIAGHLVYGEKTDWMTRIKIILRDSEDKLFEPFDRFAQQNEDQNRPISILIDEFRSIRNQNLQELKSLNIQRSDYSRVGIHPAFGQVTLAQLISSWVVHDLGHIAQISRVMAKQYKSEVGPWIEYMGILNK
- a CDS encoding DUF58 domain-containing protein, whose product is MSDLISKQNIREFSKLEWFARQAVEGFITGLHKSPFHGFSVEFAEHRHYNPGDSTRHIDWKLYARTDKHFVKRYEEETNLRCQIIIDHSTSMYFPENKVNGENKMSFSVHAAAALMHLFSSQRDAVGLSLFSDQVDTHIPPKLSMSHMSRVYHQLELLLDEKPNQTKTNVASALHEIADRIHQRSLIILFSDMLDGVGTDLQPLFNALQHLKYNKHEVVVFHVTDRSKEIDFNYENRPYSFIDMETGDEVKLNPSQIREHYQNSAKAHEQEVKLKCTQYGIDFVKSDIADGYDQILRAYLAKRNRIK
- a CDS encoding response regulator transcription factor, translated to MNFNADISILLVEDDENLGFVTQEGLEDKGYHVVWAKDGVEGYELFHASKFNICLIDVMMPKKDGFTLAKEIKTINEEVPIFFLTARSQEEDKIEGLTIGVDDYITKPFSIDELDLRIKNLLNRINKVQNETHQKDVYTLGQYTFNYPDQILSFQNNERKLTKKEAALLRLLCIHKGEVLQRNSILRIIWGSDDYFLGRSMDVFITKLRKYLTEDPQINISNVHGVGFKLEVNE
- a CDS encoding HAMP domain-containing histidine kinase; protein product: MKRNFIRNIIVLATLLLIALVITQVSWVKKAYELEEKQFSYNVTQSLLRTLDNLKKASGDSSITLNPIDQKKPNFYVVKIHYISDPYLIESLLEIEFKQASINEDFIFNIYDCFSDSVVYCQNVKFDSKKKKDPIPNLKWNKDQGHYFSVYFPGHSSGIFYHMEFWIYSSIILIVVILFFGFIISQMLKQRRVSDMKTDFINNMTHEFKTPISTISISVNALAKDNICEKPDKLAKYVSIIQSENQRLKEQVERILQAATIEKEKVNIKNQPLHIHEVLQRIIEVFKVNIESKSGIIQTQFDAANDMILGDEEHLKNIFSNLIDNAIKYSPDELNISIATQSTAEEISISISDKGLGIDSEYQPYIFEKFYRVPTGNLHDVKGFGIGLNYVYLLVHKHHGKIKLKSQPGEGSTFVLTFKLVQ
- a CDS encoding DUF4199 family protein: MTKSNHYTLLGFILIAFICRLSLESLGIDWSYTWSYLSLLTIVSVYYNMYSQRHNSDETFDFVMDFKGAAQGGAYFAFGTGILTYVFYKLIHPHFLEVFVEERRYEIMESLTANNESQETIDAAIENFGAMAELIYVPGNWSIITTAFLTFLSLFYALIFAGITKFFPKFVNK
- the uvrB gene encoding excinuclease ABC subunit UvrB, translated to MEFKLTSDFKPTGDQPEAIAQLVEGIENGEESQVLLGVTGSGKTFTMANVIQETGRPTLVLCHNKTLAAQLYGEFKQFFPENAVEYFVSYYDYYQPEAYIPTSGTYIEKDLTINDEIEKLRLSATSALLSGRRDVIIVSSVSCIYGIGNPQDFNANIIELKVGQTINRNKVLHRFVDALYSRTTADFERGNFRVIGDAVDIFPAYADYGYKIIFWGDEIEEIHLINPISGDKIEALDEVRIFPANIFVTSKDTIQKAQVTIAEDMQKQVDYFNENGMPMEAKRLEERVSYDLEMIRELGYCSGIENYSRYFDGRDPGTRPFCLLDYFPDDYLMMIDESHVTVSQVRAMYGGDRSRKMNLVEFGFRLPSAMDNRPLKFEEFEGIQRQTIYVSATPADYELQKTGGVFVEQVIRPTGLVDPIIEIRPVATQVDDLLEEIRQRAEIDERVLVTTLTKRMSEELSKYLIKNGVKCRYIHSEVDTLERVEILRDLRLGKFDVLVGINLLREGLDLPEVGLVAILDADKEGFLRSETSMTQTAGRAARNVNGKVIMYADKITGSMQRTIDTTNHRRAKQLAYNEKHGITPKQIKRSTETIMGQTAVASFNPGTSDAYVENENVSVAADPVVKYMTHSQLEKAIATTKSKMLKASKALDFIEAARLRDEMKQYQELLNDMNS
- a CDS encoding YebC/PmpR family DNA-binding transcriptional regulator, whose product is MGRAFEFRKARKLKRWSKMAKTFSRIGKDIVIAIKEGGPEPESNARLRAVMQNAKAANMPKDIVDRAIKKAKDKDTSNYKEVTFEGYAPHGIAIMIEAATDNNNRTVANVRAAFTKFNGNLGTTGSVEFMFERKCHFKIPLADHDVEELEFELIDAGIEELFAEDAEEGKEPTIMIYGPFESFGSIQRELENKSLEIIESGYERIPTTTKKLSEEEEQEVDKLLERLEEDDDVMNVYHTMG
- a CDS encoding MBOAT family protein codes for the protein MLQPLVFMRLEFWVFFAIVMGVFSLIYQNKSIRNAWLFAVSLFFYWTTSQAFISILLFSTISDYFIGFKIHENNSGWRKKSWLALSIFLNLFMLVYFKYAYFFTDSINNAFGTNFEVTNHFAYMTNQIFGSNFRADSILLPVGISFFTFQTMSYSIDIYRGEVKPVKNILDFGFYVSFFPQLVAGPIVRAADFIPQLYQEYKLTREQFGIAVFWILNGLIKKIFLADYIATNFNDRIFSNPLGYTGFEGLMALYGYSLQVYADFSGYTDIAIGVALLMGFRLPVNFNSPYKADSAGNFWRRWHISLSTWLKDYLYIPMGGNRGGSLFTFIMLGISFGFISLISGSIFVLIGLILTVGIAILLARFIPVFKNWLITNINVMLTMLIGGLWHGASWNFVVWGGLNGVGIVVYKLWRKISPWESKNTWYKRAWAIFLTFNFITFTRIWFRSESFEKASQLIHQIQHNFTPEIIPDAAIAFWKVFAVMIFGYIVHWLPSSFKTWYKNAFVNASTPVQVVISFVVVIILYQVVSSDMQPFIYFQF